A window of Rhipicephalus microplus isolate Deutch F79 chromosome X, USDA_Rmic, whole genome shotgun sequence genomic DNA:
CGACTGTGCGATGAGTGCCTAGACCGACCACGGCTCACCTTCTTGGATGGGCGACGCTTTGGCCCCTCGCTTGCCGTGTCATTTGGGCTTTTCGAAGACGAGCTTCGGGAGCGCTTCGTACGGCGGATTCTCGGGGCCTTGGCTGCCACTTCTTTGCTGGCAGCAAGGATTTCTGCCTCTGGTGGCGTCACTGCCGTGGCCTTGCGCAACTTTCGAGCCGGCGTGGGTGCAATAGGCGTCGGTGCAAGCGGCCCATCCGACGAGGTCTTTGGCGGTCGGCCACGTGGACGCTTGGTAGCTGCAGCCTCGTTGGAAGGACCAGCCGCATTCTGGTCAGCCGCAGCTTGACGCTTCCCTCGCCCGGCCTTTGGCGGAACGCCGTTGGCCTCCGCCTGTTCCTGCACCATGGCGTCGTCGCTCCGGGACTCGTTCTCGCCTCAGTCGTCGAACGTGAAGAGCCCGCCGTGCTCTTCAGCCTTGGAGCTCACCGGCAAGCGGGCGCCAATAGACGACGGCTTTGGTGGAACAGC
This region includes:
- the LOC142775773 gene encoding uncharacterized protein LOC142775773 gives rise to the protein MVEEDVMDRTWRWLLVRLFRGWLASDNAEELPRPRSLRAGPTWRLCDECLDRPRLTFLDGRRFGPSLAVSFGLFEDELRERFVRRILGALAATSLLAARISASGGVTAVALRNFRAGVGAIGVGASGPSDEVFGGRPRGRLVAAASLEGPAAFWSAAA